From one Lolium rigidum isolate FL_2022 chromosome 4, APGP_CSIRO_Lrig_0.1, whole genome shotgun sequence genomic stretch:
- the LOC124648222 gene encoding uncharacterized protein LOC124648222 produces the protein MGMESGCASPRKRKFEALQVPRLAAAELPSPKDVVEGQEPPLPRANGFVGDRISQLPDDVLGDIISLLPTKEGPGRYFSAPMYHLQATTADVWLRSPALDNLQELELCSFEERLPNPPPTLQPLPAAAFRFSETLLVATIGDYHFPDDTVEALHFPKLKKLAFQRSFGFRCVRINSITLKSIGVCDSYEKRGIEFKELIIENAPRLERLLQGLHVDSLATAVHTIKILSVDMHTLSLGVVINLMRCFPCLEKLYIESRGPGETNLWRRKHRDLIRSLDIRVKKISWHYYRGIKSHVDFATFFVLNAKVLELMTLEVHEDDYNEEFIAEQRRKLQLDSKVSRGARFHFTPEWSHHSSWCFRVHDLDLADPFERKEPYKFRE, from the exons ATGGGGATGGAGTCTGGGTGTGCTAGTCCGAGGAAGAGGAAGTTCGAGGCACTCCAGGTGCCAAGGCTGGCTGCAGCAGAGCTTCCTAGTCCCAAAGACGTAGTGGAGGGCCAGGAGCCTCCACTGCCTAGAGCGAATGGATTTGTCGGAGATCGTATCAGCCAGCTCCCGGACGACGTACTCGGCGACATCATCTCGCTCCTCCCCACCAAGGAAG gccctggccgctacTTCTCCGCCCCCATGTACCACCTCCAAGCCACCACCGCCGACGTCTGGCTCCGATCCCCTGCCCTCGACAACCTCCAGGAGCTTGAGTTGTGCAGCTTCGAAGAGAGGTTACCCAACCCACCACCAACGCTGCAGCCGCTACCGGCTGCCGCCTTCCGCTTCTCTGAAACCCTCCTTGTTGCCACAATCGGAGACTACCACTTTCCCGATGACACTGTAGAAGCTCTTCACTTCCCTAAGCTTAAGAAACTTGCGTTTCAGCGG AGCTTTGGCTTCCGTTGTGTCCGAATCAACTCCATTACCCTTAAAAGCATCGGCGTGTGCGATTCTTATGAAAAGAGAGGCATCGAGTTCAAGGAACTCATCATCGAGAATGCCCCTCGCCTTGAAAGGCTGCTCCAA GGATTGCATGTTGATAGTCTGGCGACAGCGGTGCACACTATCAAGATTTTATCTGTCGATATGCATACTCTTAGTCTGGGCGTGGTTATTAACTTGATGAGATGCTTTCCGTGCTTGGAGAAATTGTACATCGAG TCACGTGGGCCAGGGGAAACCAACTTGTGGCGTCGTAAACATCGAGATCTTATAAGATCGCTTGACATCCGTGTGAAGAAAATATCTTGGCATTATTATCGGGGCATCAAGTCACATGTTGACTTCGCAACGTTTTTCGTGCTAAACGCCAAAGTGCTAGAGCTGATGACTCTTGAGGTTCATGAGGACGATTACAACGAGGAGTTCATTGCAGAGCAACGTAGGAAGCTTCAGCTAGATAGCAAGGTCTCAAGGGGTGCCCGGTTTCATTTCACGCCAGAGTGGTCTCATCACAGCTCTTGGTGTTTCCGCGTCCATGATTTGGATCTAGCTGATCCCTTTGAAAGGAAAGAACCTTACAAATTTCGTGAGTAG